One part of the Malus sylvestris chromosome 2, drMalSylv7.2, whole genome shotgun sequence genome encodes these proteins:
- the LOC126582225 gene encoding sucrose-phosphatase 1-like isoform X3 codes for MMNMNCRLNGPARLMLVSDLDYTLVDHDAPDNLSLLKFNALWESYYRHDSLLVLSTGRSPITYKPLRNQKPLLTPDITIMSVGTEIMYGGGTDMIPDLGWQQFLSHRWDRAIVVEETNQFPQLTPQAEGEQRPHKLDVKIIYSSGIALDVLPKGAGKGQALAYLLKKFKFEEKLPHNTLVCGDSGNDAELFSLPQVYGVMVSNAQEELLQWYAENASDNPNMLHATERCAAGIIQALGHFHLGPNVSPRDFKDFRKCKVEMSSPAHEVVKFFLFYERWRRAEVEKSEEYIQNLKPVFHSSGIFVHPSGVELPIHQCIDSLAGLHGDKQGKQFWTWVDPLSLVQIGSNAWLVKFNKWELCENERQCCLTTVLMSSKAEVPDAFTWLHMHQTWLDGLEIKEQERWLF; via the exons ATGATGAACATGAATTGTCGTCTGAATGGCCCTGCTCGTCTGATGCTAGTCTCAGATCTTGACTACACCTTGGTTGATCATGATGCGCCTGataatctctctcttctcaagTTCAATGCGCTGTGGGAATCATATTACCGCCATGATTCTCTGCTGGTATTATCCACCGGAAGATCACCCATCACGTACAAACCTCTGAGGAATCAGAAACCCTTGCTAACCCCCGACATCACCATCATGTCCGTCGGCACTGAGATTATGTATGGCGGTGGTACCGATATGATTCCTGATCTTGGTTGGCAACAGTTTCTCAGTCACAGATGGGATAGAGCCATAGTTGTTGAAGAAACTAATCAGTTTCCTCAACTTACTCCTCAG GCAGAGGGAGAGCAACGACCTCACAAG TTAGACGTAAAGATTATTTATAGCAGTGGGATTGCTTTGGACGTTCTACCAAAAGGTGCTGGTAAAGGACAAGCTCTTGCATATCTGTTAAAGAAATTCAAGTTTGAGGAGAAACTTCCACACAACACTCTTGTTTGTGGCGACTCTGGAAACGATGCTGAACTCTTCAGTCTCCCTCAAGTGTATGGGGTGATG GTGAGTAATGCACAAGAAGAATTGTTGCAGTGGTATGCAGAAAATGCGAGCGACAATCCTAATATGCTTCATGCAACTGAGAGATGTGCAGCTGGTATAATACAAGCGCTTGGACATTTTCATCTAGGTCCAAATGTATCGCCAAGAGATTTCAAAGACTTCCGAAAGTGCAAAGTGGAAATGTCCAGTCCTGCTCATGAGGTAGTCAAATTCTTTTTGTTCTATGAGAGATGGCGCCGTGCTGAAGTAGAGAAATCTGAGGAGTATATCCAAAACTTAAAACCAGTCTTT CATTCATCGGGTATCTTTGTCCATCCCTCCGGGGTTGAGCTACCTATCCACCAGTGCATAGATTCGTTGGCAGGGTTGCATGGAGATAAGCAGGGAAAACAATTTTGGACATGGGTGGATCCATTATCGTTGGTTCAAATTGGCTCAAATGCATGGCTCGTGAAGTTTAATAAGTGGGAATTGTGTG AGAACGAGCGGCAATGCTGTCTGACTACAGTCCTGATGAGTTCAAAG GCTGAggtgccagatgctttcacttGGCTGCACATGCATCAGACATGGCTGGACGGTTTGGAAATTAAAGAACAAGAAAgatggttattttag
- the LOC126582225 gene encoding sucrose-phosphatase 1-like isoform X2 gives MMNMNCRLNGPARLMLVSDLDYTLVDHDAPDNLSLLKFNALWESYYRHDSLLVLSTGRSPITYKPLRNQKPLLTPDITIMSVGTEIMYGGGTDMIPDLGWQQFLSHRWDRAIVVEETNQFPQLTPQAEGEQRPHKVSFYVDKVMAFEIMKVLSQRLEKRGLDVKIIYSSGIALDVLPKGAGKGQALAYLLKKFKFEEKLPHNTLVCGDSGNDAELFSLPQVYGVMVSNAQEELLQWYAENASDNPNMLHATERCAAGIIQALGHFHLGPNVSPRDFKDFRKCKVEMSSPAHEVVKFFLFYERWRRAEVEKSEEYIQNLKPVFHSSGIFVHPSGVELPIHQCIDSLAGLHGDKQGKQFWTWVDPLSLVQIGSNAWLVKFNKWELCENERQCCLTTVLMSSKAEVPDAFTWLHMHQTWLDGLEIKEQERWLF, from the exons ATGATGAACATGAATTGTCGTCTGAATGGCCCTGCTCGTCTGATGCTAGTCTCAGATCTTGACTACACCTTGGTTGATCATGATGCGCCTGataatctctctcttctcaagTTCAATGCGCTGTGGGAATCATATTACCGCCATGATTCTCTGCTGGTATTATCCACCGGAAGATCACCCATCACGTACAAACCTCTGAGGAATCAGAAACCCTTGCTAACCCCCGACATCACCATCATGTCCGTCGGCACTGAGATTATGTATGGCGGTGGTACCGATATGATTCCTGATCTTGGTTGGCAACAGTTTCTCAGTCACAGATGGGATAGAGCCATAGTTGTTGAAGAAACTAATCAGTTTCCTCAACTTACTCCTCAG GCAGAGGGAGAGCAACGACCTCACAAGGTTAGCTTTTATGTTGACAAGGTTATGGCATTCGAAATAATGAAAGTTTTATCACAACGGTTGGAGAAACGAGGG TTAGACGTAAAGATTATTTATAGCAGTGGGATTGCTTTGGACGTTCTACCAAAAGGTGCTGGTAAAGGACAAGCTCTTGCATATCTGTTAAAGAAATTCAAGTTTGAGGAGAAACTTCCACACAACACTCTTGTTTGTGGCGACTCTGGAAACGATGCTGAACTCTTCAGTCTCCCTCAAGTGTATGGGGTGATG GTGAGTAATGCACAAGAAGAATTGTTGCAGTGGTATGCAGAAAATGCGAGCGACAATCCTAATATGCTTCATGCAACTGAGAGATGTGCAGCTGGTATAATACAAGCGCTTGGACATTTTCATCTAGGTCCAAATGTATCGCCAAGAGATTTCAAAGACTTCCGAAAGTGCAAAGTGGAAATGTCCAGTCCTGCTCATGAGGTAGTCAAATTCTTTTTGTTCTATGAGAGATGGCGCCGTGCTGAAGTAGAGAAATCTGAGGAGTATATCCAAAACTTAAAACCAGTCTTT CATTCATCGGGTATCTTTGTCCATCCCTCCGGGGTTGAGCTACCTATCCACCAGTGCATAGATTCGTTGGCAGGGTTGCATGGAGATAAGCAGGGAAAACAATTTTGGACATGGGTGGATCCATTATCGTTGGTTCAAATTGGCTCAAATGCATGGCTCGTGAAGTTTAATAAGTGGGAATTGTGTG AGAACGAGCGGCAATGCTGTCTGACTACAGTCCTGATGAGTTCAAAG GCTGAggtgccagatgctttcacttGGCTGCACATGCATCAGACATGGCTGGACGGTTTGGAAATTAAAGAACAAGAAAgatggttattttag
- the LOC126582225 gene encoding sucrose-phosphatase 1-like isoform X4, whose translation MMNMNCRLNGPARLMLVSDLDYTLVDHDAPDNLSLLKFNALWESYYRHDSLLVLSTGRSPITYKPLRNQKPLLTPDITIMSVGTEIMYGGGTDMIPDLGWQQFLSHRWDRAIVVEETNQFPQLTPQLDVKIIYSSGIALDVLPKGAGKGQALAYLLKKFKFEEKLPHNTLVCGDSGNDAELFSLPQVYGVMVSNAQEELLQWYAENASDNPNMLHATERCAAGIIQALGHFHLGPNVSPRDFKDFRKCKVEMSSPAHEVVKFFLFYERWRRAEVEKSEEYIQNLKPVFHSSGIFVHPSGVELPIHQCIDSLAGLHGDKQGKQFWTWVDPLSLVQIGSNAWLVKFNKWELCENERQCCLTTVLMSSKAEVPDAFTWLHMHQTWLDGLEIKEQERWLF comes from the exons ATGATGAACATGAATTGTCGTCTGAATGGCCCTGCTCGTCTGATGCTAGTCTCAGATCTTGACTACACCTTGGTTGATCATGATGCGCCTGataatctctctcttctcaagTTCAATGCGCTGTGGGAATCATATTACCGCCATGATTCTCTGCTGGTATTATCCACCGGAAGATCACCCATCACGTACAAACCTCTGAGGAATCAGAAACCCTTGCTAACCCCCGACATCACCATCATGTCCGTCGGCACTGAGATTATGTATGGCGGTGGTACCGATATGATTCCTGATCTTGGTTGGCAACAGTTTCTCAGTCACAGATGGGATAGAGCCATAGTTGTTGAAGAAACTAATCAGTTTCCTCAACTTACTCCTCAG TTAGACGTAAAGATTATTTATAGCAGTGGGATTGCTTTGGACGTTCTACCAAAAGGTGCTGGTAAAGGACAAGCTCTTGCATATCTGTTAAAGAAATTCAAGTTTGAGGAGAAACTTCCACACAACACTCTTGTTTGTGGCGACTCTGGAAACGATGCTGAACTCTTCAGTCTCCCTCAAGTGTATGGGGTGATG GTGAGTAATGCACAAGAAGAATTGTTGCAGTGGTATGCAGAAAATGCGAGCGACAATCCTAATATGCTTCATGCAACTGAGAGATGTGCAGCTGGTATAATACAAGCGCTTGGACATTTTCATCTAGGTCCAAATGTATCGCCAAGAGATTTCAAAGACTTCCGAAAGTGCAAAGTGGAAATGTCCAGTCCTGCTCATGAGGTAGTCAAATTCTTTTTGTTCTATGAGAGATGGCGCCGTGCTGAAGTAGAGAAATCTGAGGAGTATATCCAAAACTTAAAACCAGTCTTT CATTCATCGGGTATCTTTGTCCATCCCTCCGGGGTTGAGCTACCTATCCACCAGTGCATAGATTCGTTGGCAGGGTTGCATGGAGATAAGCAGGGAAAACAATTTTGGACATGGGTGGATCCATTATCGTTGGTTCAAATTGGCTCAAATGCATGGCTCGTGAAGTTTAATAAGTGGGAATTGTGTG AGAACGAGCGGCAATGCTGTCTGACTACAGTCCTGATGAGTTCAAAG GCTGAggtgccagatgctttcacttGGCTGCACATGCATCAGACATGGCTGGACGGTTTGGAAATTAAAGAACAAGAAAgatggttattttag
- the LOC126582225 gene encoding sucrose-phosphatase 1-like isoform X1 translates to MMNMNCRLNGPARLMLVSDLDYTLVDHDAPDNLSLLKFNALWESYYRHDSLLVLSTGRSPITYKPLRNQKPLLTPDITIMSVGTEIMYGGGTDMIPDLGWQQFLSHRWDRAIVVEETNQFPQLTPQAEGEQRPHKVSFYVDKVMAFEIMKVLSQRLEKRGVRFPRLFSFSKPFCYTPEHSQLQLKTKLLDVKIIYSSGIALDVLPKGAGKGQALAYLLKKFKFEEKLPHNTLVCGDSGNDAELFSLPQVYGVMVSNAQEELLQWYAENASDNPNMLHATERCAAGIIQALGHFHLGPNVSPRDFKDFRKCKVEMSSPAHEVVKFFLFYERWRRAEVEKSEEYIQNLKPVFHSSGIFVHPSGVELPIHQCIDSLAGLHGDKQGKQFWTWVDPLSLVQIGSNAWLVKFNKWELCENERQCCLTTVLMSSKAEVPDAFTWLHMHQTWLDGLEIKEQERWLF, encoded by the exons ATGATGAACATGAATTGTCGTCTGAATGGCCCTGCTCGTCTGATGCTAGTCTCAGATCTTGACTACACCTTGGTTGATCATGATGCGCCTGataatctctctcttctcaagTTCAATGCGCTGTGGGAATCATATTACCGCCATGATTCTCTGCTGGTATTATCCACCGGAAGATCACCCATCACGTACAAACCTCTGAGGAATCAGAAACCCTTGCTAACCCCCGACATCACCATCATGTCCGTCGGCACTGAGATTATGTATGGCGGTGGTACCGATATGATTCCTGATCTTGGTTGGCAACAGTTTCTCAGTCACAGATGGGATAGAGCCATAGTTGTTGAAGAAACTAATCAGTTTCCTCAACTTACTCCTCAG GCAGAGGGAGAGCAACGACCTCACAAGGTTAGCTTTTATGTTGACAAGGTTATGGCATTCGAAATAATGAAAGTTTTATCACAACGGTTGGAGAAACGAGGGGTAAGATTTCCTCGATTGTTTTCGTTCTCTAAACCATTTTGCTACACTCCAGAGCATTCACAACTTCAGTTGAAAACAAAACTG TTAGACGTAAAGATTATTTATAGCAGTGGGATTGCTTTGGACGTTCTACCAAAAGGTGCTGGTAAAGGACAAGCTCTTGCATATCTGTTAAAGAAATTCAAGTTTGAGGAGAAACTTCCACACAACACTCTTGTTTGTGGCGACTCTGGAAACGATGCTGAACTCTTCAGTCTCCCTCAAGTGTATGGGGTGATG GTGAGTAATGCACAAGAAGAATTGTTGCAGTGGTATGCAGAAAATGCGAGCGACAATCCTAATATGCTTCATGCAACTGAGAGATGTGCAGCTGGTATAATACAAGCGCTTGGACATTTTCATCTAGGTCCAAATGTATCGCCAAGAGATTTCAAAGACTTCCGAAAGTGCAAAGTGGAAATGTCCAGTCCTGCTCATGAGGTAGTCAAATTCTTTTTGTTCTATGAGAGATGGCGCCGTGCTGAAGTAGAGAAATCTGAGGAGTATATCCAAAACTTAAAACCAGTCTTT CATTCATCGGGTATCTTTGTCCATCCCTCCGGGGTTGAGCTACCTATCCACCAGTGCATAGATTCGTTGGCAGGGTTGCATGGAGATAAGCAGGGAAAACAATTTTGGACATGGGTGGATCCATTATCGTTGGTTCAAATTGGCTCAAATGCATGGCTCGTGAAGTTTAATAAGTGGGAATTGTGTG AGAACGAGCGGCAATGCTGTCTGACTACAGTCCTGATGAGTTCAAAG GCTGAggtgccagatgctttcacttGGCTGCACATGCATCAGACATGGCTGGACGGTTTGGAAATTAAAGAACAAGAAAgatggttattttag